The Sorangiineae bacterium MSr11954 DNA segment TTTCCCACCGGCTCTTCGTGGAGCAGCACATCGACATACGAGAGGACCTTCGGGTGGTCGATATTGGGAATACCCGGTACGCGCGGCTTGACCCCGGTGGCCAATACCACTTCGTCGAACCCCAGCAGATCGTCGACGGTCGCGCGGGTGCCCAGCTTCAAGGAGACCCCGGCCAGGTCGAGCTGGCGGCGGAAATAGCGCAAGGTCTCGGCGAACTCCTCTTTGCCGGGGATGCGCTTGGCCATGTTGAACTGCCCGCCGATCTCGCTTGCGGCTTCGAACAAGGTGACGGCGTGCCCGCGCCGCGCGGACTCCACCGAAAACGCGAGCCCCGCCGGGCCGGCGCCGACCACCGCCACCCGCCGGGGGCGCCGCGCGGGGGAGAAGACCAGCTCCGTCTCCCGGCAGGCGCGCGGGTTGACCAGGCACGAGGCGGTCTTGAGTGAAAAAGTATGATCCAGGCATGCCTGGTTGCAGGCGATGCACGTGTTGATCTCGTCGGCCCTCCCCGACGCGGCCTTGGCGACGAACTCGGGATCGGCGAGCAGCGGGCGTGCCATGGAGACCATATCGCAGACCCCGCGCTGGAGGAGCTCCTCGGCCACCTCGGGGCGGTTGATGCGGTTGGTGGCCACGACCGGGATGCTCACCTCTTTTCGGAGGCGCTCCGTCACGAAGGTGAAGGCCGCGCGCGGCACCGAGGTGAGGATGGTGGGCACCCGCGCCTCGTGCCAACCGATACCGGTGTTGATGAGGGTGGCGCCGGCCTTTTCCACCGCGCGCGCTTGGTACACCACCTCGTCCCAGGTGTTTCCGCCCTCCACCAGATCGAGCATCGAGAGCCGGTAGATCACGATGAAGTCCGGCCCGACCGCCTTGCGCACCCGCTCCAGGATCTCCACCGGCAAACGGGTGCGGTTCTCCACCGATCCACCCCAGGCATCGGAGCGCCGGTTGGTGCGCCGGCAGGTGAATTGATTGATGAAGTACCCCTCGGAGCCCATGATCTCGACCCCGTCGTAGCCGGCCTCGCGCGCGAGGGCGGCCGCGTGGGCGAAATCGTCGATTTGCCTTCGAATGCCGCGCTCGGACAGGGCGCGCGGCTTGAAGGGGTTGATGGGCGATTGGATGGCGCTCGCGGAGACCGAGAGCGGGTGGTAGCTGTATCGCCCCGCGTGCAGCAGCTGCAGGCAAATCTTTCCGCCCTCGGCGTGCACGGCCAGGGGGATCACGCGATGCGCGTCCGCCTCCGCGCGCGTGGAGAGCTTGCCCGAAAAGGGATAAAACCACCCCTCGCGGTTGGGCGAGAATCCGCCCGTGACCATGATGCCGACCCCACCGCGCGCCCTCGCGGCAAAGTACGCGGCCAGTCGATCGAAGCGCGCATGGCGATCCTCGAACCCCACGTGCATCGATCCCATGAGCACGCGGTTCTTGATGGTGGTGAACCCGAGGTTCAGCGGCTCCAGCAAATGCGGAAAGTGCAGAGGGCGCGAAGCGGGCGTCGAAACCGGCGGAACGGGGGAGGGCTGCATCCGGCGATCCTAAATTAGGGTAGACGATTGTGCACAATATTGGGCGGGGTGCCGTCGCGAAAGAAGGCGACGGCATTTTCGGCGGCGGTCTCCGCCATGGCGGTGCGGGTGCTCCGATCCGCGCTGGCGATGTGCGGTGTGAAGACGACATTGTCCTGCGCCAGGAGCTCCTGGTCGATATGCACCGACGACGTGCTCTCGCGTGCGAAGACGTCGAGCGCGGCGGCCCCCAGCGGACCCTCGCGCAGCGCGTTGGCCAGGGCCGCCTCGTCGACGCACGCCCCGCGCGCCGTGTTGATCAAGATGGAGCCGGGCTTCATGGTGGCGAGGAGCTCGGCCGAAACGAGACCGCGCGTCTCGTTGGTGAGCGGGCAGTGGAGCGAGACGGCGTCGGAGCGCTTGAACAGCTCGTCCATGGTCACGTACGCGGCGCCGAGGGCAGCCTCGAGCCGGGGGATGAGTGGAGTTCGTTGGGTGTAAAGTACATGCATTCCGAAGCCGCGCGCTCTCCGCGCCATGGCTTGCCCGATGCGGCCGAAGCCCACGATGCCCAGGGTGGCCCCGTGAACGCGCGCGCCGACCAAGGTGTCGAAGCGGAAACCATGAAAGCCGCCGGCGCGGACCATGCGGTCGCCCTCGGCGATGCGCCGGGAGGCGGCGAGCAAGAGGCCGAAGGCGAGGTCCGCCGTGGCCTCGGTGAGGACACCGGGCGTATTGGTCACGATCACGCCACGCTCCGCGCAGGCGGCGACATCGATGTTGTCGACCCCCACCGCCACATTGGCCACCAAGCGAAGCGCGGGCAGGCGCTCGAGCAGCGCGCGATCCACCGCATCGGTGAGGTAGGTGACGAGCGCCTCGAACGAGGCCGCGTGCGCGAGAAAATCCGGGCTTCGAACGCCGACAC contains these protein-coding regions:
- a CDS encoding NADPH-dependent 2,4-dienoyl-CoA reductase, coding for MHFPHLLEPLNLGFTTIKNRVLMGSMHVGFEDRHARFDRLAAYFAARARGGVGIMVTGGFSPNREGWFYPFSGKLSTRAEADAHRVIPLAVHAEGGKICLQLLHAGRYSYHPLSVSASAIQSPINPFKPRALSERGIRRQIDDFAHAAALAREAGYDGVEIMGSEGYFINQFTCRRTNRRSDAWGGSVENRTRLPVEILERVRKAVGPDFIVIYRLSMLDLVEGGNTWDEVVYQARAVEKAGATLINTGIGWHEARVPTILTSVPRAAFTFVTERLRKEVSIPVVATNRINRPEVAEELLQRGVCDMVSMARPLLADPEFVAKAASGRADEINTCIACNQACLDHTFSLKTASCLVNPRACRETELVFSPARRPRRVAVVGAGPAGLAFSVESARRGHAVTLFEAASEIGGQFNMAKRIPGKEEFAETLRYFRRQLDLAGVSLKLGTRATVDDLLGFDEVVLATGVKPRVPGIPNIDHPKVLSYVDVLLHEEPVGKAVAIVGAGGIGFDVATYLTHAHSSSLDAKTWLAEWGVDSEVRAPGGVEGVIRQAAPPARKVYLLQRKNEPLGKHLGRTSGWVHRATLKGKNVEMIAGVTYERVDDRGLHITARGKPRLLEVDHVVICAGQEPLRDLHAQLERKGARVRLIGGADVAAELDAKRAIRQATELAATA
- a CDS encoding D-glycerate dehydrogenase translates to MKSHPRIFVSGPLPGRAMEWLRAIGDVTLGEPGVGVRSPDFLAHAASFEALVTYLTDAVDRALLERLPALRLVANVAVGVDNIDVAACAERGVIVTNTPGVLTEATADLAFGLLLAASRRIAEGDRMVRAGGFHGFRFDTLVGARVHGATLGIVGFGRIGQAMARRARGFGMHVLYTQRTPLIPRLEAALGAAYVTMDELFKRSDAVSLHCPLTNETRGLVSAELLATMKPGSILINTARGACVDEAALANALREGPLGAAALDVFARESTSSVHIDQELLAQDNVVFTPHIASADRSTRTAMAETAAENAVAFFRDGTPPNIVHNRLP